A stretch of Pseudophryne corroboree isolate aPseCor3 chromosome 9, aPseCor3.hap2, whole genome shotgun sequence DNA encodes these proteins:
- the LOC134957945 gene encoding beta-1,3-galactosyltransferase 2-like: MLLLSIVIMISQRKHHCCTLRLKLTTKRLMFYGIVSGFFTFAFLVFMLLTVNNYEWFPRRSVVTENLQARNSFQVSSRTSQTSPMLLENLVKSQDFHHYRYIINEPNKCQKKSPFLILLIAIQTWQQEARHAIRQTWGKEDLLPGVHTLRLFLLGKDTDLTNETKQTLLNESQQYNDIIQQDFMDTYNNLTLKTLMGLDWIATYCPQVPYVMKIDSDMFVNTEYLITNLLKPDQPPRIKYFTGYLMRDYIPNRNAESKWYMPPELYPGDRYPVFCSGTGYVFSGDLAEEIINISGSIKMLHLEDVYVGICLDKLGIVPVPPPKESDFNHWKVSYSPCTYSKLVTSHQYKPSELLWYWDNLQQNKHKCFK; this comes from the coding sequence ATGTTGCTCCTCAGCATTGTCATCATGATTTCCCAAAGAAAACATCACTGCTGCACTTTAAGGTTGAAACTGACAACCAAGCGTTTAATGTTCTACGGCATTGTATCTGGATTTTTTACTTTTGCTTTCCTGGTCTTCATGTTGTTGACTGTAAACAATTATGAATGGTTCCCAAGGAGAAGTGTTGTAACAGAAAATCTTCAAGCACGCAATTCTTTTCAGGTCAGTTCTAGAACTAGTCAAACAAGTCCAATGCTGTTGGAGAACCTTGTAAAATCTCAAGACTTCCATCATTACAGATACATTATTAATGAGCCTAATAAATGTCAAAAGAAAAGTCCTTTTCTTATTTTGCTTATAGCAATACAAACATGGCAACAGGAAGCTCGTCACGCTATCAGACAAACCTGGGGAAAAGAAGATCTTTTGCCTGGGGTCCATACACTGAGGTTATTTCTATTGGGAAAGGATACTGATTTGACTAATGAAACAAAACAGACTCTTCTGAATGAAAGTCAGCAGTATAATGATATAATACAGCAGGATTTTATGGACACGTACAACAACCTAACTCTTAAGACTTTGATGGGATTGGACTGGATAGCAACATACTGTCCACAAGTCCCATATGTCATGAAGATAGACAGTGACATGTTTGTAAACACAGAATATTTAATAACTAATCTCTTGAAGCCCGACCAACCACCAAGAATCAAATACTTTACAGGGTATTTAATGCGAGATTATATACCCAATCGAAATGCAGAAAGTAAATGGTACATGCCACCAGAATTGTACCCAGGTGATAGATACCCTGTCTTTTGCTCAGGAACTGGATATGTGTTTTCTGGAGATCTGGCAGAAGAAATAATTAACATTTCTGGAAGCATTAAAATGCTTCACTTAGAGGATGTGTATGTTGGCATATGCCTAGACAAATTGGGCATTGTGCCTGTACCCCCGCCTAAGGAAAGTGATTTCAACCACTGGAAAGTTAGCTATTCCCCATGTACATACAGCAAATTAGTCACATCCCACCAGTACAAGCCCAGTGAACTGCTCTGGTACTGGgacaatctacaacagaataaacaCAAATGTTTTAAATAA